The genomic DNA gactgactttaattatccataaaatcatcacattctctaaGATTAAagtcgactatatatatatatttagaagtagaggctttaaaaccaagtaaacgctgaaagtacaaacatcactaatgtcacataactttgccgacatgtggccaacagtaatgttttaatgttcttaaacattcgcacataaataagtgacataatattcagtacttacttttgacagttcactcttcggccgctcccttctgccgtattttgcggcaaaattatccacacccaccgccgcgctatggattgtgggatatatgggaccacgaagtgtgcaccggaccacgcttgatatttggggaaatcgacggcgcatttggagtatgcatttgaagtacactttgaattgggacagccgtcgtcgcgtggcagTGACGcaatcgcacttgaaatgcgtacttcaagcgtgcataccctgaattgggacacagcccttGTCAGGTCTCTGTGtatgtcttctgtttcctgttttgttctgATACTTccttgtcctgttctcattacattcagttttgcttcctcctggTCTCCTTATGTCAgattagttccagctgtgtttccctcctgtttcccattcccgcCTTACTCCTTGtttatttaagccctgtgtttttccTCTATCTGTTGTCATGTCGCACATCATATGTACCCTCTTTGTGCTGTGTGTGCTTCCTCAGTGCACCTGGTATTTCCTAGTTTTctgttcccagtttagtttcctAGTTTTTTGATTAAGTCTCATATTTctagtttcttgtttttggttttgttttttgtattagtGTAGAGTTTTTCCAATGAATAAAGCTTTGAGTTTACCATTTGTGTTCAAGTTCTGCACTTGGGTCctacatcctgcctgccacacagcaaacCTTGACACTTTTTTATTCATTGTGTTAGGCACTGAACATTTGATGTGCTTTTAAACAGTCAGAAAGCATGGGCAGTAATTTCTAATATCAAACCAATGAAGcagagtttttaaaaacagtctgTCACAGTCTAGGGGGAGGCAGACTGTATGGATTATgaagaggacccaaaatgcagacaccatgaaacaaaatttaaatgttaacagAAAGCGAGCCGTTTATTAAGGCTGGtgaaaacattacaaaacaaaaggcagaggagaagctaaacaataacctaaactgggagagCTAAGATAAcataaaaacccaaaacatgaaCCCTAACATGGACACAAAAATACCTAGAGCACAGAACCTGGAAACACGACACAAAGgacaacagacgacctgacaaggaatgaacagaaacacacagactaaatacacacaagagtgattaggggaagtggaaacacatggggaaacagctgacactaatctgagataacgagacaaaggaagcaaaggtGACTACGctgacataggacacagaccttcaaaataaaacaggaaacatgagacgcagacaagACAATACAAACTTGATAACATAAGACACGCAGTCAAAACAGCCTCACAGACAAAGGGTGAGGGAAACTTAAATACAGGGGAAGAAAATACAAGAGGAATCGAAATAGACAAATTAGCTTAGGTAATCTAGTGGACttaaaaataaaccataaacatgaaacataaactaaaacttaaaacgctgggtcaaaagacccaggatcgtgacggTCTATCATATGCAGCCCACAGGAAATTAATGATGTAAATGTGAAAGTTTAAGCATGCATGGAAAATATGAGGGATTAATGcttcttttttattcattatgAGACAGGCCGTGTTATGTGTGTTAGCATACAGTGGTCAGATATAAAGGTAAATGCCATTCCTTGATAAAATGTAATCCATTACATCATGGCTATTTGTCACTCAGAAATTTAGCCCAAATCATGTCATAATGACAGCTTCTAAACTCTCATAATATTCATCCATTGAGGATATTTTGGAACCAACATTTAACAAGAAGGACCAGATGGCTCTGAAAAAGACGgctcttaaaacatttttataagaTACTCGGCATTGCCGGAGTCTTGTGTTGTTATATTGCTAATCTCAGTGCTTCTGAAGAAATGCTGTGTTTAAATTAAAGGGGAATCTATGATTAAGAACTTCATGTATGTGTGAGACTCTagtctatgtgtgtgtttaatgcaTGGGAATAATTATTGCAAACAGAATGTATTTCTGAAGCAGAGACAGAAACATGAGAAACACAATATCCTGTGTGAAAACCAGTTTCACTGCAGCAGGATATAGTATGAGAAATACAACCACACAAGGCCACCAACATATTAAGCACCAAACCAAACCTTTTAGCGCACACTCATAATCTCTCATCATATATCTcataatgaataaaacaaaagcactcATTCCAAACTCTTCCTGGGCATGTTTAAAGTTCAACACACTTTATTTATTGAATGTTATATCAACAGCTTGACTtgacagaacaacaaaaaaacatcccaAGCCCCCGTCCCAGAGAAGTCAGGAGGGACATTAATGAATAGTTAATAGTTATAATAAATAATCAGGTCCTcagtatttctgttttcttccaaaTACCCTCATTTGCCACATGTTGAGCTGTTGACATTGTTCAAATACAAACCCTGTAAATTGTGTCGCATCTCTGTGAAACAACTCACACTCTCCATTGAATAAGAGTAGGCAATGATATGTCTTTTCACCTTATAAGGATGAATCTTTTAGCTATCACTGTACCAAAGGCAATGGCATCCAGcctgtattttgtgtttatgaCATTGTTTATCAAGCCTGACACGTATTGTCCTTTACCTGTTGCTgggcatttaaaaaacaaaacaaacagccaaCATAAagtcatctttaaaaaaaactaaacaaaactcaaaattccccaaaccccaaaacatgatCTCATGCTCTTATAACCAGGCATTTTAATGTGACAATTCTCCTGTTACAATACAATCATACTTTATCGCCCCAGCCCATCCCCCACCCccaaattaaacaaatactGCAGAAAAATATTCTGAATGCAACTGCAAATGAATAACATAATAATCAATATTGAacagtttaataaagaaaaagtcAAAGATCAGATCTGGATTTAAGCCACACAATCATGTTTTATCTAAGCacatgcttttgatttttacaaagatcacagaagaaaaggaaaactgtGTCTAAAAGTTAATAATAAACAGCATAAACaataaacatgaaaagaaaaagtgtctATAATGGTATAAAATACAACGAAATATATCAAGAATCAATTTACATCCTAAAATTACCAATATTTCTGCctattttaattcaattttagaCTTTCTTATTCTACTCATTCaacttttgtttcctttttttaacagACCGCTGGATTTCTAAGCTTAGGTTAATATGAGTAAATAAGTAAATGCTCTTTGTAAATAAGGCTTTTTACAAAGAGCAAGGGTTGGCGTACTTAATGTTTTAGTCAGTTCCATCTTGGCAGATAAAGGAGCTGCAGAGGAGACCTCCTCCCAGGAACAAAAGTGCTGTGGTGATCCAGCCAATGTAAAGCGAGGTTCCCGGTTCCATCTTCAGAGTGCCATAAGGCAGAAAGTTGTTGTAATTATCCTgtatggtggtggtggtggtggtccAGCAGATTGGTATTAGCACAAAGATGCTTGCAATGAGACAAACAACTCCAGAAGCCATAGCCATTTTACTCCTTTTCCTTTCGTCTGGCACAAAGTTCATGAATTTGCTTCCAGCAGCACCAAGCAGGATCCCAAAGACACCCATGATAATGGCAATGACAGTGAACGCTCTAGCAACCTCCAGGTCTTGATGTATAGGCACAAGTGTTTTCTCATACTCTTTACACTCCACAATCTGTGCACTAAAGGTACTACAGACTTTCCACAAACCTTCAGTGAACATCTGGGAAGCAATGATGCTCGATTGCTGGAAGATTTTTGTGACTCTCCACTGTGGAAGAGCACAGATGACAATGGTCCCCACAAAGCTGACGATGGCCAAGGCCAAGCCTAGAAGGTGTCTTAAATCAGCTGTCATAATGAAACGTTCTCTTTATCTCTTTATAGCTAAAAGATGGTGTCTCCTTGAGAGCTGTAGTCATTTATCTGTGAGGGAAGATCTGAGCAGGAAGTGGGTTTTATGTGGGTTATTTATGCTCGAGGAAGAAGTTGACtgtggcttcctcccactggtGATACACTGtagatttttcatttaaatactGGCAGCAGGGTTGCAAGTACTTTATTATAAAATGTATAATTGTTTTGTCCTTATTTTGGCATGTAGAGAAACACAGGCAGGGATTATCATCTTCTATCAGTGTTAAATTGATTACTGCTGAATGTGTTTAAGACTGAGTTCATTTTCaatactttttttctgtttgatgttcagcatcatattctataaaggTTTGTGGTGACTGAGGACCAGGTACTGGCTCGGGGTGTGTCATCGTATGCACAAGGTGTGTTAATAGGGGAGAGTGGGGTGAGTTGTGCCAGTTTTTACTTAAAGTGAGGCCATGACAGTAATGCTTCCAAATAAAACATGTACATATAATTCAGGATGTTGTCCATCCCTGGAAACCATAACTGTGGATCTGAAATATAGATTTTAAGAAATATggctttctaaaaaaaaaagtggtccTGCGGCAGAACTTTCTCCTGGTGTGGGGTAAGTTGTGGCTTTGGAGAGAATAGCTTGGGGCAAATTGTGCCATTGATtatgaaagtaaaacagtataTTTTGATCTCAGAAACTGTAATGCTAtataaaagctaaataaatttaacataaaatgACTTATGTAAGGTTTATTGAAAGTTATTTTACAACATCAAAGGCCACTTTTTCACAATTCTACCACTTGAGCACATCAAAAGTCAATTTTCTTAAACAAGGCCTGGGTCACATGACCTCATGTTCAGaacaaaatgaaattcaaatgaaGACAAAATTAACTGTAATTCCCTTCATAGCTCTTGCCTACTCCATAACATCAAATTGTTGATGTTACCCACTGCTGCCTTCTGGCTGTACCGCCAAGTTTTTGTGATGTGGGTAGTTGTTTTTTATGCACATCTTCTCCAGGGATGACTCCATCATCATTTTCTTTGAAAGTGAAGATGGCTTTTCCATTCACAGACCTATTACTACTTCACCTAAAAGCTTTGCAACAGTGTCGGCATCATCAACCAATCCACCGTAGTTGTAGGATTTGGTTTTGCTTGCAAAGTTCCCAATGACAATCACAATTACTTTCATATTTACATATGTCAAGGTATACTCTTCAAATAAGTACCCAACTTTACTTTGCTTTGAGCTATCTGCATTTTGATAACTGATAATTAGCATTTCATGGGGAAATAATTATTAATGTTCCCTATTAGTTTTTCTTAATATTTGCACACTTAACCCAAACTGTTTTTGCCTCTGATATCCCTGCCAGCTGGATCAAAGtctcatttctttgtgcatACTCAAATACCCTGAATTGGCTTTATAAAGGGTGCTAATGTCTTTAAATGATTTGCCAACTCTTTGTCCATATGTTTGTCAAAGTCTTGATTGGCAAGTCCAGATCTTTTATATCCTTTTATAGTCTTATTTCTTTTCCATCAATCTTTCTCTTCTCCATGTATCGTCTTAATGTCATCCTGAATATGTTCAtcttcctcaacacctgacgaaTGGACTTCTCCACTTTGTTCACTGGTCTGTCCATGTCCTCTAAAGGAGTGGAAGCCCTGCCTGTCCTCCCTATTAAAACtctattataatatatataaccCTATTATAACTATAATTTAAAACATTCATAAGTTGGGTTAAGTTGCGTCACTGGCACTTATTACTTGGAACTCTCAAAGTTACATACACCAGTCGCTTGGTGCCATCTACTGGTTGTGAGATGTATAACACACATTTAGGTTCATACCAAACACCAATAGGATGCACataattatgtgtgcctatgccaagaggcacacatattactattcgtcggatttattattatgtgtgcctatgccaagaggcacacatattactattcgtcggatttattattatgtgtgcctatgacaagaggcacacatattactattcctcggatttattatgtgtgcctatgccaagaggcacacatattactattcgtcggatttattattcttattattatgtgtgcctatgccaagaggcacacatattactattcctcggatttattattcttattattattattttcctttttccgcctgaaattttgcagcgtatctcgccccgcagttttgagacaagcttcatatatcttacctcattttgtgcggctggatctggaatggtgtgctatgacttttggtgtttatgaattttatagtttttttaatattaatattttagtgaaaattttcccgcgctcctctgccaaacagttttgacaatagggttacatatgttacatcattttgtgcggctgaagctggactagtatggtgtgacttttggtgtttatgacttttatagtttttgaaatatttagattttagtgcaaatttaggccaattcatcttttggcgccaaataaacagacttcatttgtggtgtgttggcgccatcttttggtcccattgaaacaaatttcaaacttcatttgtggtgtgttggctctctctagtggtatgccgggagtggtacagcctgtctacccttatttggataccgtaatgatgacaatatcaatggcgcgcacagcctcgctgctttcaggaaccattggaggttttaaggttgcgcgaaccattgaatagttacggtaaacacaatggcttctatgcttggtggaaaactccatatcccacaattcatagcacgcctctacagagtgaacaatggcggccaccacttcgttttatatgtcttttattcgtgtttctaggtcacaaaatcaacttttaagatattttcaggcgagaatgtaggtgtgtaaacttcaaatatctgcttgttttatcaagacatcccattattagcgacaatgctctgacgacctcggtcctgcctgacagctagccggctacctagctagctgccgcacttggctgcaaatggacagcgaggggactctctctctcctttcacctccccggtctctcgcaaatgctcgcacagaatcggagttacagctggatgtggaaaaaataactgagttgtttggtggtgctataatgcggagctacaacagtgggcagctatccaccggtgtatgacagaaaggacatgccgcgaccgccgatcgaccggtgtttgctaacgcggaggtcaatcgtggatcagggaaagcgaaggcaggagcgtgaggtgaactgaatttcaggtaagaagttatgacctgcactctatttgggtcagatataaaccgagtttaggtgtagtttatttagcagcagttctcttatgtgttgctgatagccggctagctagctagcgccgctagcatagttagctcgcgccgctagcaacccttcgtgaaaaagcacccaggcttggcttatattgaggcgggtgaaactcgtgtcagcacccggtcgctctctatttgggtcagatataaaccgagtttaggtgtagtttgtttagcagcagttctcttatgtgttgctgatagccggctagctagctagcgccgctagcatagttagctcgcgccgctagcaacccttcgtgaaaaagcacccaggcttggcttatattgaggcgggtgaaactcgtgtcagcacccggtcgctctctatttgggtcagatataaaccgagtttaggtgtagtttgtttagcagcagttctcttatgtgttgctgatagccggctagctagctagcgccgctagcatagttagctcgcaccgctagcaacccttcgtgaaaaagcacccaggcttggcttatattgaggcgggtgaaactcgtgtcagcacccggtcgctctctatttgggtcagatataaaccgagtttaggtgtaatttattttcgttgaccttttacaatcgtaatgccacgggagtttatatacagctgtgtgcgcactaagttactgacgttggacttcattttattcattagggttagttcatagagttgccgtgccgtacaaacggaatcgtcccacattcagagaaaacattatgatttattctgtcgttacgaagcctcccctg from Oreochromis niloticus isolate F11D_XX linkage group LG10, O_niloticus_UMD_NMBU, whole genome shotgun sequence includes the following:
- the LOC100701227 gene encoding claudin-4-like — encoded protein: MTADLRHLLGLALAIVSFVGTIVICALPQWRVTKIFQQSSIIASQMFTEGLWKVCSTFSAQIVECKEYEKTLVPIHQDLEVARAFTVIAIIMGVFGILLGAAGSKFMNFVPDERKRSKMAMASGVVCLIASIFVLIPICWTTTTTTIQDNYNNFLPYGTLKMEPGTSLYIGWITTALLFLGGGLLCSSFICQDGTD